A window of Paenibacillus sp. 19GGS1-52 contains these coding sequences:
- a CDS encoding MerR family transcriptional regulator produces MGFSIKEASERLGLAAHTIRYYEKEGLLPFIQRDQHRNRIFEQRDLDWINLITCFRMTGMTVTALKQIVDLALQGESTIPQRKAILEAHKLELTRRQVELDRAFDAVNHKLSTYDLLEKENQMGLP; encoded by the coding sequence TTGGGTTTTTCGATAAAAGAAGCTTCAGAGCGCTTGGGGCTTGCTGCTCATACCATACGTTACTATGAGAAAGAAGGGCTGTTGCCTTTTATACAAAGGGATCAGCACCGGAACCGTATCTTTGAACAACGTGATTTGGACTGGATAAACCTGATAACCTGTTTTCGAATGACTGGGATGACGGTCACCGCCTTGAAACAAATTGTGGATCTGGCGCTTCAAGGTGAATCGACGATACCGCAGAGAAAAGCTATCTTGGAAGCACACAAGCTGGAGCTTACAAGAAGGCAAGTGGAGCTGGACAGAGCTTTTGATGCGGTGAACCACAAGCTATCTACCTATGACTTGCTCGAAAAAGAGAACCAGATGGGATTGCCTTAA
- a CDS encoding zinc dependent phospholipase C family protein yields MPNIWMHIEYGQQLADEFRDRLPFLAGLKNHGNLYRLGCQGPDFLLYHSFLPWRTDTGATRLGDHMHSRNCGPVLIEFWQRIRELAPADLPEAQLYFLGFLTHHLLDRNLHPYVNWKAGYKQRNHGRFEIALDTVFMKRAKQVNTWQMPAWKEIDVGSGLPYPIHTILHETALNWYPEIMTYLPAESWHEAYLDLVLAHKCLYDPRGWKKAIVWGQARSLFYQKLSPAEEQLDYLNEKHSQWRHSALYSEARTESVPELWEQALAEGRVVLQALADWLACTIPAEAARRLDAFKLVLGDRSYDTGKECSSNLLNLYAEPIWETNTVS; encoded by the coding sequence ATGCCTAACATATGGATGCATATTGAATACGGACAGCAGCTGGCTGACGAGTTCCGCGACCGCCTACCCTTCTTGGCCGGACTGAAGAACCACGGGAACTTATACCGCTTAGGCTGTCAAGGACCGGATTTCTTACTGTACCATAGCTTCCTTCCCTGGAGAACGGACACTGGGGCAACCCGATTGGGCGATCATATGCACAGCCGCAACTGTGGACCGGTATTGATCGAATTCTGGCAAAGAATCCGTGAGCTTGCTCCTGCAGATTTGCCGGAAGCTCAGCTGTATTTCTTAGGCTTTCTGACTCATCATTTGCTGGACCGGAATCTTCATCCTTATGTGAATTGGAAGGCAGGCTATAAGCAGCGGAATCATGGGCGGTTCGAAATTGCCCTTGATACGGTATTTATGAAACGGGCGAAGCAAGTGAATACCTGGCAGATGCCAGCCTGGAAAGAAATAGACGTGGGTTCCGGGCTTCCTTACCCGATCCATACTATTCTGCACGAAACCGCGTTAAATTGGTATCCAGAGATTATGACTTATCTTCCAGCTGAAAGCTGGCATGAGGCTTACCTTGACTTGGTGCTGGCTCATAAATGCCTATATGATCCAAGAGGCTGGAAGAAAGCAATCGTGTGGGGACAGGCGCGTAGTCTTTTTTATCAAAAGCTTTCTCCCGCCGAAGAGCAACTGGATTATCTGAACGAAAAACATTCGCAGTGGAGACATTCGGCGCTGTACTCTGAAGCCCGAACGGAAAGTGTTCCAGAGCTGTGGGAGCAGGCGCTTGCGGAAGGAAGGGTCGTCCTGCAAGCCTTAGCCGATTGGCTGGCTTGCACCATCCCCGCAGAAGCTGCCCGGAGGCTGGATGCTTTCAAGCTAGTGCTAGGTGACCGTTCCTATGACACAGGTAAAGAATGCAGCAGTAACTTGTTGAATTTGTATGCCGAGCCAATCTGGGAAACAAACACCGTCAGCTAG
- a CDS encoding glycosyltransferase family 1 protein, with protein sequence MRLALFTDTFLPQTNGVARTLYRLTEHLNHRGIEHLLFTPKSAPEDSYADPVRPIASIPFFLYPECRLALPSMTSIQNELKIFKPDLLHLATPFNIGLSGLRYAHNHNLPHVVSYHTHFDRYLEYYRMKRLLPLYWKFMKWFHSSCDATLAPSHETLDSLRLQGFSRLKLWSRGIDCHLYSPQKRSLEVRARYGITAPLLLLYVGRIAPEKDISTLALTMQKLPESMQSQVHWLIVGDGPLLPELRAQAPSNVTFTGYKHGEELAELYASADLFVFPSSTETFGNVVLEAMASGLPVLAADAGGVRDLVVPGDSGIMVEPRSPEALVHAICTWGNQPVQLAAMGHEGRRLALGRSWASIFDRLIEDYEEVIEDRHTAAASTTFIVNSRSSTVHH encoded by the coding sequence TTGCGTCTTGCCTTATTTACGGATACTTTTCTTCCGCAAACGAACGGTGTTGCCCGCACACTTTACCGCTTGACCGAACATTTGAACCACCGTGGCATCGAGCATCTGCTGTTCACACCGAAATCAGCCCCGGAGGACAGCTATGCCGACCCGGTTCGACCCATTGCCAGCATCCCCTTTTTTCTGTATCCCGAATGCAGGCTTGCCCTGCCGAGTATGACGTCCATCCAGAACGAACTCAAAATCTTTAAGCCCGACTTGCTTCATCTGGCAACTCCTTTTAATATTGGCCTATCCGGTCTGCGTTACGCCCATAATCATAATCTCCCTCATGTTGTTTCCTACCACACCCATTTCGACCGTTACCTTGAATATTACCGAATGAAAAGATTGCTCCCCCTCTATTGGAAATTTATGAAATGGTTCCATAGTTCCTGCGATGCTACTCTAGCACCATCACATGAAACGCTCGATTCACTGCGACTGCAAGGCTTTAGCCGGCTGAAGCTATGGTCCAGAGGGATCGACTGCCATCTTTATTCGCCGCAGAAGCGCAGCCTTGAGGTGCGGGCGCGTTATGGAATTACTGCCCCTCTGCTGTTGCTGTATGTAGGACGGATTGCCCCGGAAAAAGACATTTCCACTCTTGCACTCACTATGCAAAAGCTGCCTGAATCCATGCAATCTCAGGTTCACTGGCTAATTGTCGGTGATGGCCCCCTTCTGCCAGAACTGCGTGCCCAAGCACCAAGCAATGTTACCTTCACTGGTTACAAGCATGGCGAAGAGCTTGCAGAGCTCTATGCCTCGGCAGATCTATTCGTCTTTCCATCCAGTACCGAAACGTTCGGCAATGTTGTCCTCGAGGCGATGGCCTCTGGTCTGCCTGTCCTTGCCGCGGACGCAGGTGGAGTAAGAGATCTGGTTGTGCCGGGTGACTCCGGTATCATGGTTGAACCCCGAAGTCCGGAAGCCTTGGTTCATGCCATCTGCACATGGGGCAATCAGCCTGTTCAGCTGGCAGCTATGGGACATGAGGGTCGCCGGCTGGCGCTAGGCCGCTCTTGGGCGAGTATTTTTGACAGGCTTATTGAAGATTATGAAGAAGTGATTGAAGACAGACATACAGCTGCGGCTAGTACGACCTTTATCGTGAACAGTAGATCTAGCACAGTGCATCACTAA